From one Spartinivicinus poritis genomic stretch:
- a CDS encoding acyltransferase family protein — protein sequence MNREHSIYLDLCRFLAALAVVLSHIKQYKFLSPELSEYLPSAGRDAVIIFFVLSGFVIAYTTDQKQPTISEYLTDRATRIYSCALPILLLVVTIDLIGIQYNKEAYAGLYQYEKLHLYIPFHLLFLGEIWTLSEQPFTVPPYWSLGYEVWYYILYIPIFFLKGRKRIFTLMLLLVFVGYKLWLLFPLWLAGVWLYNNRSRWQLSNIQSKLFFWLPVLIYFIFKTLELDIVLVKIGSEIWPFKDSFPLGSAAKYLSDYFVGILTLIHLYSAQFYKLSFKHSLSQIITKLAAYTFTLYLVHAPIIKTVEYHINYNKNSWLNFLGILLLIGFITFFIGFITEHQRYRFKPLFAKAINTFANITILFSSKRNEIYPTKK from the coding sequence TTGAACAGAGAACACTCAATATATCTTGATTTATGTCGCTTTCTTGCAGCATTAGCCGTTGTGCTGTCGCATATAAAGCAATATAAATTTTTGAGCCCTGAACTATCCGAGTATTTACCTTCTGCAGGTCGTGATGCCGTAATTATTTTTTTTGTTTTATCAGGATTTGTAATTGCTTACACGACAGATCAAAAACAACCTACAATCAGTGAATATTTAACCGATCGTGCAACTCGAATATATTCTTGTGCGCTTCCCATCTTACTGCTAGTAGTCACCATAGACTTAATAGGTATTCAATATAATAAAGAAGCCTATGCGGGACTCTACCAATATGAAAAATTACACCTATATATCCCATTTCATTTATTATTTCTTGGCGAAATATGGACCTTATCCGAACAACCATTTACGGTACCGCCATATTGGTCTTTAGGATACGAAGTTTGGTATTATATCTTATACATTCCCATATTCTTCTTGAAAGGAAGAAAAAGAATCTTTACTTTAATGCTATTACTTGTATTCGTGGGCTACAAGTTATGGCTTTTATTTCCACTTTGGCTTGCTGGCGTTTGGTTATATAACAACCGGTCTCGTTGGCAACTATCGAATATTCAAAGTAAACTGTTTTTCTGGCTACCAGTATTAATTTATTTTATATTTAAAACTCTTGAACTAGACATTGTATTAGTCAAAATAGGGAGCGAAATTTGGCCCTTCAAAGATAGCTTTCCTCTTGGTAGTGCTGCTAAGTACTTGTCAGACTATTTTGTAGGTATTCTGACACTAATTCACTTATACTCAGCTCAATTTTATAAGTTATCATTTAAACATTCCCTTTCCCAAATCATCACTAAGCTAGCTGCTTATACATTTACACTCTATCTGGTTCATGCTCCCATTATTAAAACCGTGGAATACCATATTAATTACAATAAAAACAGTTGGTTAAACTTCCTTGGCATTTTACTTCTGATAGGATTTATTACTTTTTTCATTGGATTTATTACTGAGCACCAAAGATATCGTTTTAAACCATTATTTGCAAAAGCCATTAATACTTTTGCAAATATCACTATACTTTTTTCATCTAAGCGGAATGAGATATACCCCACTAAAAAATAG